In Calliopsis andreniformis isolate RMS-2024a chromosome 9, iyCalAndr_principal, whole genome shotgun sequence, the genomic window ggAAGAGCATGAACCGTAATGTTTTTAAATATGCTACAATAAGGAATGGATGTattttgaaattcaaatttttagatttgttaataaataaagtttgtataatattttgtaaacaaactaaaatgaagaataaaataaattatttttgaaaCTTATTCTTCAAATTTGTTcttaatttaaagaaaattaaccCTGGTTATGCTATTAATCAATTAGGATAAAGTTTGCATATCAAATTATGGCAAAGTGATACAAATCAAAAGTAATCAGATACATTCGAGCTATTCAACTTTTAGAAGAGAATCACGTAGTACAGTGCAATACCGACTACCGATAAAAGTTAATTGTTGCTTTTCTTAACAAAAAGTAGCATTCtcgtttaaaaaaataaatgaacgTACGATATATCGAACATACCTcaccaccaaatcgattaaTCGATTACGTTCGATTTTATATAGCATTAAACGTTTTCACTGACATTCAGTGCGTGAAAGTTATTTTTTAGCGTTTATCTTacgaattataggtaagtaaatGATTTTATTCTCTAATATATACTTTCTCTAATCTTCTGAGTATATTAAAAAGCCCTTGTTATGCAATTTGTTACACATTAAAAAACTATAATCTAAAGTGTTTCCACATGTTCGTCGTTCAGTACCGATTAACCGATTGTTGACCATTTTTAACCTGTATATTTCATTGGAATTTCTTTCGCAGCGATATCTTCTGATTTTATAGAAATTATTAAAGAAATCTCTCTAGTTTAGTTTTAGTGTAACAATAAAGTTTGAgtactattataatgtttaattgtctttttattaatattattaatcgtTTAGAGTTTAGACCTAAAAATCTACTAATTAAATAGCTAATGGGTATTGGACGacaattttttgttttctaaAAATGACATCTTTTTTATTTATGCGAATTATcaattcttattaataaatttcataACAGCTTGTTCCCTTCTTTTATTAAGTTCTATTTACAAAATATAAtactttttgaaaatttaaattctaCCGATTCTAATTCAAGATATCTAACAGAAAAGCTTATATAGTGGTCAGTACTGTACGACTCTCCCCTGAGAATagtaaatatttatttgaaactATGTGACATTATTTTTGCTTGAACTTTACTTTGGGTCACCAAAAATTGTTAACTTTTATTCGAAAATTAGAATACAAATAAAATACTACTCTTAACGTTACTCAAATAGCAGATAACGTCTTGAAAACgtttattttatgtccattttatgcctaaACGTCTTCGatataatttagacgtcttagaAATATTCAACAACGTACGTCTTAAAAACTTCCGAAATTTACGTTCatgaaacgtcttaaagacacgctgcatggatgtcttaaagacgtctatttttggTCTGAATATCTTATAGATGTTGtttagacgtctttaagacgtcttatgaatgtcttttaagacgCGTTAaacacatactgatttgtaatttCGGACGTTTCAAAAgcatcttttggacatttttaggatttTCTGGATATCTttaagatgtttttaagacatctTTGTGTTATATGGGTAAGAATTCATCGATAAAGAAGGTTTTAACTACAGTTTTGCatgcgcgtaatatcttaactgATGAGCTCACTAACGTTAAGAgtggtatatttttattttaatcgtcGAATAATACCAGAAAACAAAAAATAGCTAGAAATTTGAGTGATTTAAAGTAAGGTTTACCCTTAATTTTACACTGATTTTCATAAACTTACAATTTACACtggtttaaaaaaattgttcaacTGACTCATTAAAATGACCTTGTGGCTCGACGTGCGCATTGGCCAATGTCGGTGCAAATAGCTGTGCTTTTATTAATCGTATCTATTGAATAGTGGCAAGATTATTGCTAATGTCGACAGCAGTTTCCTTGGCGTTGTTATTAATTGCTCACATATAGCACAAAGAATTTTTATAACAGATTCGTTATTATACCTGAAAGTTTAGTAAATTTTTAGAACGTTTTGATAAATTGTAAAAACTCGTTGTAATATAGtcttaaattataaaattaaatacatgtgcatacttgaatttttatttagaaTAGTTTAAGATTTAAATCCGCTGGTTATAACATTCAATGCTTACAAACAGTGTATAAATCTTCGTTATGTACTGAAGACAAATTAATCCGATAACATTGTTGAAAACAATGAATAGATTCCAATGAAAGCAGATATAAAGGAAGATTGGTAAAATACGTATAAGTGATCAAATacagataaataaataaaaaaagggaACGTACAATATCCCGGAGATGGATGAAATTGTACTGAATAATAGAGACACATTacataataatttacaaaatgACGGAACTTGAAAAAGTATGTTTTTCAGAAAAAAACAAAGTATTACTCGTAAGTTCAGAAAAAAATTATATGCgctaaattaataaaattgaaaaaaacaaTAGATTAATAAACTGCTTCATGgctgtattttaaaaattgtgttttttgagttttatgtcacTTTCGAAATACACATAATCTTATTATTAGACACAAGTTACAGAATTATCgaaattgaaatatatttttcatgccATCTCGGCGTGATTGAACACCTGCTGATCAAAATAAAAGCCAGATTTTTCGAAAACGAAGCAGAGTTATCAAAAGAGtttattcaatatttttgaCTTGTCTTTTCATGTGAAATCAAAGAATCGTTCTTTATCCGCTTGTACCACTAGTTCTGGGACATCCTGTATATATAGAACAGTCAGTCTAAAGTCTGAAGTTGATGCATGTAGCCTCAACAATTGTATAGGGTGAAGTTTGTTACAAAAACGAAAAAAAATGGCGGATAACGATGTAAATGGTGATTCCGATGAAGTACAGCAAGAGAAGTCGCAGAAAAAGGCTGCCAAATATGACAGCGGCGCGGCAGATTTGGAAAAAGTTACAGATTACGcggaagaaaaagaaatatcTTCGTCTGATGGATTTTCTTGTGTGAGTGTTTTGTGTCAGTTTCTACTCCACGTGTTTACGTTTGTTATCACATTATTACATTTCATTTTATAGCGATGTAGCTGTATTTATGTAGAGACCGTAATAATTTCTTTTATTCTTATTATCTATGCGACTTGATATGGCAAAGTGATTATTAAAAAAGAATAGGATAATGTAAGACCTAACCTATATTGTACACAGTTGAGTGTACTTATAATGAAATAGACGATTTATTTATTCGattcaatttatttattataggcCTTGAGTTTAATTGGTGATCGACGAAATAAAGAAGCTGCGGAAAAGAAAGCTAGAGAAAAGGAATTGCTTAAAGTTCCTATAAAAAAGGAAGATGTTGATCTTATAGTAAGATATTACATGTATACatatttgttattattgttgagCCTACTTTATTTATGTTTtaataaatgttaattttttaaaattatgtcTTTTCTGTAGAGAATGTAATATTATGATTTTATTTCAGATGAAAGAGATGGAAATAAGTCGAATTGTAGCGGAACAAACACTTAGGGAACACAGAGGAAATGTTGTGGAGGCGTTAATTACATTAACAAATTAACTGTATAGAATAAATTTCCTGTAAACatttacacaattctcaattctattgTAAATTATATGGTCTTAGGTATTGTTATGACTTTgaattaccaatatttattcatatataatacaaaatatatactaaGTGATTCTGTAATATTCCTTATTATTTTACCTGTTACCACTTGTTGCGAAGGTATTgacattaatgattatttaccTAACAATATGTTAAGAGCTGTATTAAACATTATGAAAACGTAATTGAAATACTGATTACACGTGTTATCAGGGAGTTTCCTATTGATAAGATTGTAGCCTTTATACATGCAATAAATACTTGATATTTTAGTTTGAAACAAGATATTTACTTGCTTCTGAAAGGTGAAACATTACGCTTATTTTTGGATCAATTGTGAAATTTTAAAAGTTATGCATGTTATGATGTGATTAAAGTTGTTGTGCAGAGATTTAAGttttaaatgtaaaatattgaatttttcatttttcatatTGCATTCAGTTAATAATGTTAGATTAATATCAAAGTATTCTAGATATTTGAGCATTTTGTTTTGTTATTGTATAAATTTTGTTATTTCTTACAATCAACATGATTACAGTAGATCCATTATTTACAAAAATAGGTATGTATCACAATTCGTATCTTTTATAGCATTCCTATTCTTTAGAATATTTCTGACAAGTAATTTATTAACAGAACTAAATGCTTCGGTAATTCAATTTCCAAATGATGTTAACAAAGGAAACAACAAATTTCAATCTTCTGAAGCACCTGAGCTCTGTTTGAAATGCAAAGGTGagttaaatacaaaaaaaattgtttagagAAGGAAGCATTAgatttgttttatttatgtcTCTTCTTCTGTGATATTTGAATCTTCATCCTGCTGCATATGTCAACTGTAATTTTTATTGGTAAGATTATTTTTTCCGTATAAACATACATGTACTATAAACACTGTAGACCTAGCTTTCTAAGTTGTTTTTTCTTATAGGAATAAAGACTGGTACACAATTACAGCTACACAGATTATAGTGTTCCTATTATTCATGTTTGGTATCTTTTTTGCGATTATAATGTATTGCAAAACTTGTAGCAGGTACGGATTTCTTTTTGGCAAGTTGTTTTCAATTATAATAGAATATACATAATAGGATATTGTCACCTTTTTCTATTAAAGTGAAAAACAGAATTAATAGCTTGATGTTGTTTATATGAAGTGATATGAATATTGTTCGTAAGCATTTACAGAACATCACAAGCAAGGTACTTGGGAGAAGCTGTCTGTCAAAGTGAACATAATAGTGAAAGTACAAACTCTGGTGTGATGCaatgctattcgatctatgaCTCAAGAGACAGGCCaccatcctacagtgaagcttgcaGTGCTCCTCCTCTTTATGGATCACCCTTTAACAGAGTAAGTCATTTATATTCAACAAGCACTTCAGAAATGGCAAGACAAAAGAAAAGTACAAATTACTGAATGCTCAAAATCTAATCAGTTCTGTTTCTATTATCTTTTATTTATTATCAGCTAGTGATAGATAAATATCAGACTTTACCATGGAATGCGTTGCTATAATGTATTATGTATACATTTTTAGGTATCTATGCTCGAAGCACCACCAGTATATCCAGATACTCCAAAACCATCTGAGCGAGTGACCCATCAAACTAATCAAGGCTTTCCTGTCTCCcatcatatttaaaatattggaAATTATGTATAGGTACCTAGGTAGATATTTGTAAATGAGAAATAAATTAATTTGATATTGAAAAATCCGTGAGATTAATTATATTGGTATAAGAATTGGAGCTTTTTTTTTGTAACAAAATCTATATCTTTTTTTCCTAAATTTCATTTTCACTTATATTTTGCAATGTttcgagtactgaaaacagaaGAAAACCACTTTGTTCATTAGTATGAGACAGGGATAATGAAAATCACGtaaaattctcatgattatATAATGAAAATGTCATTTATTTGATGTGGTGCAATGACTTAAAGTAAATGGAAAAATGAACGTTTGTATGAGCTGGGTTCGATGAACAGCAGTCATGTACTTTGAAAAGCTACCACTGCTGAActattttattacaaaaaagCTTTCCTcaagtttcttttttaaatgcaatatacaacGGAAGTGTGTAGTATCAGACAGCAGCGCAGTAGTAGCTAGAGCAACACGAACATGCTGATTTTCATGATGAGGTAACACTTGTCTTACTTGTACTTAGTTTATCAAATTATCCAGTCATACGCTCATGCAAATTGGTTCAAAGAATTGCATCatctaatatttttttttccaACTGTCATACGGACTAATATtagtttcgtttttttttttctttaggaAAAAGACATTCAACATTACGAGTTTCATGAGATATTTGCCGCACAGTCCCAAAGATAGAATGGGTAGAATGGACGTAGACGTTTTTTTACCtcgttttaaattttaaaatctgAGCGAGCACGGCCAAAATCTGTTCCTTAAACCGCTTACattcatattttttttacattttccaTTTTTTGTATCCTTACTTTGTTGTTTCGTTTGTTTTTAAGCCCTAACGAACTACGGACTGAAATAAACATTATTTGTaaaaaacggtggaaaaacgttTCCTAACTATGTTTCCCATAGGATTTTTCTCTGTTACTTGATCTCGACAGAAACGCATTTGATGTCGGGCTAACAGATAAATGCGTGTATGTGTCGAGATCAAAGAGACGCTCCCGTCGTACGCTTGTTCCTAATCGTATTAATTTGTCGTTATTATGTTATACATTTACTTAAAGCATTGCTAGTGTTTCAAGGAACATGAGTTTAGCACAGtctgtaaaatagaataaattatATAGTTGGTTATTGTACCCTTCATCGTAAAAGTATGGTTCCATTCGGTTCAGTtcttataaaatacagtagatatGTACAGTAAAAATCTTAAAATCGAAAGGGACGCTAGTTTTGGGACTGTCCGGGTGTAGCGACCGTTTCTTAAAAGATAAATTTTCACTGGCTGCCAGGATCGTCAGAAGTTCTAGAAAGGCGTATGTACGTACGTGTGTGTAATGTGTGTATGTGAGATTACAATTGTGGTAATTACAGTGGTCTTATCACAGAACATGTATGGCATTAAATCGTCGATTATCGTTACTCTCTTCTGCAATGGTAGGGTATTTTCATTCGTTATTTTAAAAACACATTCGGTAAAGCTAGGTCAGAGGATCAGGAAGCCAGTACGGTATGCtaaatgattattgttgttttgCGTTTCCTTTCTTTCTGGTTGCCCATAATTTTAAAATCATTGACCACATTGATCTCACGATTGGACAATCAATTACATAAAAAACGATTAATTATTTCGCACTATATCGATAATTGactaacattttttttttatttatagaatTTTCCTTTTTCGTTCCTCTTTCGTCTCATTTTCCGCATTCTGCGCCGTTTTATTTCAAGGTTTATTTCTAATAATAATGTCACCGAGGTGTCCTCTTTCATTTTATGCGTTTAATGCGATTCTTGATTAACATTACTAATTAATACACGGATCCTGCGTACAAGTACGATAGATATTTcaataataatcaacataaaGTTCGATAAATTATGGACAACCTTAAATTTAatacaataatataataataataatataataataatataataataatattaataataataatataataataataataattcgaaTCTATCACTTCATCTACTATGCAATACTCGAAAAAACAAAACAAACTGTGCCTAGTGACAAAGGGGGAAAGGAAGAAAAGGCCGCATTTAGAGGAATAGGGGAAAATCTCTGCagacaaaaaatatacaaaaatatgaGTTCAATTAAGAGAAGAGGGGCACAGATTGCGTAGCAttaatagtaatcatagtagtaaTCGTACATGTTGAGAGAAAGAGATCATAAAAAACACTAACTAGGATCGTTTCTCCTGGAAGAGTTTCACGTTTTGTGTTTccttcattttcttttttataacTAAAAATCACTAtcgataataaacatagtatctAATCGTTTTGTTTGTCTTTGCTCATTACGCGACGAACAAACGTGTGGGATATCGTTTGAtccatttctttcttttttctttgacAAAGGAACAAAATGTTTTAATATCGCCTGGCCGATGTCTATCACAACTTCCTTCGTGCATTATGTTGCCGTGTACGTGTGTTCTTGATGTATATGTGTGTATGTGTTTGTGTATGTGTATACGAGAGGGTGTAGTGTAGTATAGTTTAATGTAATTTCAGCGAGTTTCAATCTCGCCTTGGTCCTCTGGCTGCTTTTGGATCCCTTCGATCACGGATGGCAATCGCGTTCTCGTTTTGTCCTCATTGTAGAAACAAAAAGCAAATCCATGTGAGACCCTAAACGATGCGCATTGACAAATCGCTGACATCCGAATGGTAGAGTTCGAGGGACGAAAAACACAAATTCTTCATTCTCACGCGTGAAAATGTTAAACGCacaattgcaaaaaaaaaaaaagacaaaaagAGTACTATCGTCGTGTCCTGTATTGTATGTCGAATACTCGTTTCTCTCAGGCTTACATTCCGTCGCGTTAAATCTTGCAAGTACATACGTTTGTTCTTCCCTTGGTTTTGTTTA contains:
- the LOC143184176 gene encoding huntingtin-interacting protein K, which translates into the protein MADNDVNGDSDEVQQEKSQKKAAKYDSGAADLEKVTDYAEEKEISSSDGFSCALSLIGDRRNKEAAEKKAREKELLKVPIKKEDVDLIMKEMEISRIVAEQTLREHRGNVVEALITLTN